In Chryseobacterium lactis, a single genomic region encodes these proteins:
- a CDS encoding helix-turn-helix domain-containing protein, with protein MNDFLIGIGKRLKDIRKKNNLTINELAFRANVSNGLVSRIENGRTIPSLPVLLDLIQSLEIDASYFFEGVEKKSNAKFIYVPKDNQQVIEKEVEAEGFKYMHIFSKSLHSLGFEAVLLTLEPNSKREKVITDAWEFKYILKGEVKYVIDNEEIILKEGDSLYFNGKFPHVPVSISNESCVMLVLYFYTA; from the coding sequence ATGAATGACTTCTTAATAGGGATCGGTAAAAGATTAAAGGATATTAGAAAAAAAAATAATTTAACCATTAATGAGCTGGCTTTCAGAGCCAATGTAAGCAATGGTTTGGTTTCCCGGATTGAAAACGGGAGAACGATTCCTTCCCTTCCTGTTTTGCTTGATCTTATTCAGTCTCTGGAAATTGATGCCAGCTATTTCTTTGAAGGCGTGGAGAAAAAATCCAATGCAAAATTCATTTATGTTCCGAAAGACAATCAGCAGGTGATTGAAAAAGAAGTAGAAGCTGAAGGCTTTAAGTATATGCATATCTTCAGCAAAAGTCTGCATTCCTTAGGTTTTGAAGCGGTTTTGCTAACTCTTGAACCCAATTCTAAAAGAGAAAAGGTAATTACAGATGCCTGGGAATTCAAATACATCTTAAAAGGAGAAGTTAAATACGTTATTGACAATGAAGAAATTATTCTCAAAGAAGGTGATTCTTTATACTTCAACGGAAAATTTCCGCACGTGCCGGTGAGCATCAGCAACGAAAGCTGTGTCATGCTCGTTCTTTATTTTTATACGGCATAG
- a CDS encoding sensor histidine kinase, giving the protein MFNKVITNQTKTMVLLMLVFTAIILLFSGLVYFSIVNFSHQRFYELLKIRTATIIQIEKSKDHLDLPENYVLSSLNDEELPMEKDYVFAVPTDSNFKKISQEVHIPDYFFKNIIKQGESNYNDKEFYYIGQSFRYDDKDYIAIASAKNHYVVYYLGFLKRTLLTCIVLSLFFSMIFSFYLSKTLFRPILKITGKVKEISSENLHLRLESQPDNKELNELVDTFNDMLNRIETSFETQNHLIGNVSHELRTPLTSIMGEADVALSISRTPEEYKDTLEIILNEAEKLDKKIKALLMIAQTGFDGKIQKMDKVRIDQLLWDVIETLRRIDSRNNIYLDISMLPDNPKKLKVQGNEQLLHLAVANIISNGCKYSNFQQVKVSLGATDTDVYIIVKDNGIGIPKVEMNKIYDPFFRASNTNNYEGYGIGLPLARNIVRMHHGELIVSSHENQGTTVQMRFPNFYSMQQEG; this is encoded by the coding sequence ATGTTTAATAAAGTGATTACAAATCAAACCAAAACGATGGTGCTTTTAATGTTGGTTTTTACTGCCATTATTCTGTTGTTCAGTGGGTTGGTTTACTTTTCTATCGTTAATTTTTCACATCAGAGGTTTTATGAGCTGTTAAAAATTCGTACCGCTACCATTATACAGATCGAAAAAAGTAAGGACCATCTTGATCTTCCCGAAAATTACGTTCTCAGCAGCCTGAACGACGAGGAACTTCCGATGGAAAAAGATTATGTCTTTGCGGTTCCCACGGATTCCAATTTTAAAAAAATTTCTCAGGAGGTTCATATTCCAGATTATTTCTTTAAAAACATCATCAAACAAGGAGAATCTAATTACAATGATAAGGAGTTTTATTATATCGGGCAGAGCTTTAGATATGATGATAAAGACTATATTGCAATAGCTTCTGCCAAAAATCATTATGTGGTTTACTACCTTGGGTTTTTAAAAAGAACATTGCTTACCTGTATTGTACTTTCACTGTTCTTTAGTATGATATTTTCTTTTTATTTATCGAAAACACTCTTTAGACCCATTTTAAAGATTACCGGAAAAGTAAAGGAAATCAGTTCCGAAAATCTTCACTTAAGACTCGAATCCCAGCCGGATAATAAAGAACTTAATGAGCTGGTAGATACCTTTAATGATATGCTCAATCGTATTGAGACTTCTTTTGAAACCCAAAATCACCTGATTGGAAATGTTTCTCATGAGCTAAGAACTCCTTTAACTTCCATTATGGGAGAAGCGGATGTAGCTCTTTCCATCAGCAGGACTCCGGAAGAATATAAGGATACACTGGAAATTATCCTGAATGAAGCCGAAAAGCTGGATAAAAAGATCAAAGCGCTGCTTATGATCGCCCAAACCGGATTTGACGGTAAAATCCAGAAAATGGATAAAGTGAGAATTGACCAGCTGCTGTGGGATGTCATCGAAACATTGAGAAGGATTGATTCCAGAAATAATATCTATCTGGATATCAGTATGCTTCCGGATAATCCTAAAAAACTGAAGGTGCAGGGCAATGAGCAATTACTTCATCTTGCGGTAGCCAATATCATCAGTAATGGATGTAAATATTCTAATTTTCAACAGGTTAAAGTTTCCCTGGGAGCAACAGATACAGATGTCTATATCATTGTAAAAGACAACGGAATCGGAATTCCCAAAGTGGAAATGAACAAAATCTATGATCCGTTCTTCAGAGCTTCCAATACCAATAATTACGAAGGGTACGGAATAGGTCTTCCACTTGCCAGAAACATTGTGAGAATGCATCACGGTGAACTTATCGTCAGCTCACACGAAAATCAGGGTACGACCGTACAAATGCGTTTCCCGAATTTTTATAGTATGCAGCAGGAAGGGTAG
- a CDS encoding response regulator transcription factor, with the protein MKKIILIEDETSVVSFIKKGLQENGYEVSVAFDGRTGVQLVQGNDFDLVILDIMLPEMNGLDVCKEIRKTNQSVPILFLTALGTSENIVLGLESGGDDYLVKPFKFIELVARVKSLLRRSNNNGPQETIEPEPDNEHVFQFSDLMVNDYTKKVTRAGEEITLTSTEYKLLLYFLNNPEKVISRAEILDAVWGVNYELGTNVVDVYVNYLRKKLDSQDDNKLIHTVIGMGYVLKKN; encoded by the coding sequence ATGAAAAAAATTATTCTTATCGAAGACGAAACCAGTGTGGTGTCTTTTATTAAAAAAGGACTGCAGGAAAACGGGTATGAAGTTTCTGTTGCTTTTGACGGACGTACAGGTGTACAGTTGGTTCAGGGTAATGATTTTGATCTGGTGATTTTAGATATTATGTTACCAGAAATGAATGGTTTGGATGTCTGTAAGGAAATAAGAAAAACCAATCAAAGTGTTCCTATTTTATTCTTAACGGCGCTTGGTACTTCCGAAAATATTGTACTGGGCCTGGAAAGCGGCGGTGATGATTATCTGGTAAAGCCCTTCAAATTTATTGAACTGGTAGCCCGTGTAAAGTCTCTGTTGCGAAGAAGCAATAATAATGGTCCGCAGGAAACGATAGAACCTGAGCCTGATAATGAACATGTATTTCAGTTTTCAGATCTGATGGTGAATGATTATACAAAAAAGGTGACCCGTGCAGGAGAGGAAATTACCCTGACCTCTACCGAATACAAACTGTTACTGTACTTCCTTAACAATCCTGAAAAAGTGATCTCCAGAGCAGAAATCCTGGATGCAGTTTGGGGAGTCAATTATGAGCTGGGAACCAATGTGGTAGATGTTTATGTCAATTATTTAAGAAAAAAACTGGACAGCCAGGATGATAATAAACTGATTCATACCGTCATTGGAATGGGATATGTTTTGAAAAAAAATTAA